The genomic region AGGGATGACCAGATAAACTTAGGGTGAAGCATACTAACTGGTATCAGCTCAACTGACAAAAGCACATGACAGTAGCTGTTTTGACATCTGAAAACAGCGAAACCAGAGCGGAGACAAGACACACAAGCACCGATGGTGCGCAATAAGAATCATGTCACAGCCAATATTTGATCTTCAGCAAAATTGTgacacctactccctccgttccgaattacttgtctcaggtatggatgtatctagatgtattttagttctagatatatccatttctgcgacgaataatttggaacggagggagtagtagtagttTGGAAGTGTAGTATGGGTTATGACCTCACCAACCCTACAGTTCTCGCTCAAAAGTCAAAACGAAACACGGAGAGCAATTCGCTAAGCCAAATGTGGATAGGTCAGTTAATGAGCAGATTACCAAATGGACAAGAAGCATTATGATCACACCTGGAGATCTTTCTCAACTTGATGCAGCTTTTCCTCCTTGTCCAGCTGAAAAAATGCTGACAGGGTTTACCCATTCCAACAGCAGGTTCAAACACACTAGCTCGTCATACTCTATGCTTGGGCAGGCTTGTCACATGACACGCCTTCTGTGGTATATTTACATCCTCCAAAGTCCAAACCGTTCCAATTGGTCAGACAAATCAATGCATAGCAGTGGAGCCCAGAAAAGATGTGCTAGCAGGCAAATACGACACCGAGAATGCTGAGTCCCGTTTTCTCTGCTGTTCATCTGAAACCGATTCACGTCAAATCAAATCATATGAAGTACAGCAGAAAAGTCTACACtccaggttatcaagaccatgcaaAGCGATAATGCTCCAGGAGCAGGGTGAAGCATAGCATGGTGATAATACTGCTCAAAATCGTTGGCCAGCTAAATCAGCCAGATTTTCCAAGTATACTCCTCAGTGAGTGCAATCACGAACCTGCTATAGAATTTGCAGAGCAGATGTACATCAAGACAACCAACATAAAGGGAGCGAAACTCAAATTCCTCAAGATCATTCTCCGGAAGTAGCTCCATCTTGCTACCTTTATCTGTATGATGAACTGAATAAATGATCTATTTTGTCTAAGGCTGTCCACACTGGTAATCTACTGACGAAACAAAGTCAAGAGACGATTCCCACATTAGTAAATCCAAGATCTCGTTGATTTCCATTGACAGTGGATGCTTTGCTTCCCAAGAAAAGAAGGCGTGATATTGACCTCTTACTTGAACCCAGCTACACCCTCCATCTTTCTTGAGTGTGGTCCCTTTCATCAGTACCCTTATCCTGGCAGCATCTTTCCACCTTCCACATGATGCATACATATTCGAGAGTAGCACATAACCTGCTGTATTATCCTTCTCCAACTCATGAAGCCGCTTTGCAGCCCTCTCAGCAATCTCCTCATTCCTGTAAGTATTGCAAGCGCTCAGAAGGGCAGCCCATGAATTTGCTTCTGATTTACTTGGGGTTTTCATCAGAAGAGCTTCTGCCTCTGCCAAACGACCAGCTCGAGCTAGGACATCAACCATACAAGTATAGTGCTTCTCTTTAGGTGAAATACCCCATGCCTGCATTTTTTCAAAATAATGCATGGCCTGCTCCACCAAACCACCGTGGGAACAAGCAAATAGAAGAGCTAAAAATGTATGCTCGTTTGGCTTCATTCCAGTTGCCATCATATCCTCAAATAAAATAATAGATTCCTCCGCAAAACCATTTTCAGCAAGTCCTTGAATCATGGCAGTCCAAGTGACATCATTTCTTTCAGGCATTTGATAAAACATCCTCTTGGAGCTCTGTAAATCCCCCGACTTGGCATACATGTCACTAAGTGCAGTACCAATAAAAATGCTTTCCTCGATTCCTAGCTTGATGGTCTTAGCATGAGCCATCTTGCCCGTCACTAACGAGCACAAGTTTGCACAAGCAAGAAGAACACTCGAGAATGTAATTTCCCCTGGAACCTGACCCGAAGCCAACATTGCATTGAAAGATTTTAGCGCGTCAACAAATTGTCGATTTTGCGCGTAACCAGAGATAATTGTATTCCATGAAGCTAAATTCCTTGCAGGCATCTTCTTGAAGAGATACATAGCTTCTACCATTTTCCCGTTGTAGCTATAACCTGAAACGAGAGAGTTCCAGCACACTATGTTCTTTTGTGGGAGGGTGTCAAAAATCGTTTGCGCATCTCTACACTTGTTGCATTTGCAGTACATGTCAATCAGAGAGCTGGATACAAACACATTGGTGCTAGAGCCCATCTTTAGGCTACGGGCATGGATCCTCGCTCCTCCTCGCAAGTCCTCGAGACTAGCACAAGCACTGAGCACACTAGAGAAGCATGAAATGTTTGGCCTACAACCATCAGCCAGCATTTGACTGTACAGCTTCACCGCTTCTGCCGCATTCCCTCTCTGCTCATGCCTAGCAATCAAAGTACCCCAGGAGACCTCATTCCTCTCAGGCATTGCATCAAGAACCCGTCGAGCTCCGTCAAGATCACCCGACTCAGAGTACACATCAAGCAGTGCAGTCCACGAGACCACATCCTTCACATCCATCTCATCAAACACCTTACGGGCTGCATCTGCATCCCCCATTCTCAGATGCAGCGTGATCAAAGAATTTTGTACCTCGATGCTGCTCTCGAAGAAGTTTGATTTAATCGCCAATCCCACGATGGACATGGCTAGACCAAATTCACCTGCACCAACGCATGCCTTGATCATGCACACAAAGGTGATACCATTAGGCCTCACCCTGCAGCTGACCATTTTACGAAAGACGGCAAGAGCATTGTGGTGGAGCTCATTGCGCACAAAACCAGAAATCGTTGCCGTGAAGAAGGCCACGGAGCCGGACGGGCACTGCTCATAAAGCTCGACGGCCTCTGCCACACGCCCGCGCTTCATCAACGCATCCACCATGGTGGTGTACGACACGACGCTCCTCTCGGGCATTCCGTCGAACAGCCTGCGAGCGGAGGCGATGTCCCCGGCCTTGACGTGCTCGGACACCATGAAGTCGTACGTGAAGGAGCAGGCGGCGTCCGCGGCAACGCAGTCCCCGAAGGCACGGTCGCGCTCCGCGGCGCGAGCGAAGGCGGCGTATGTGGTGAGGAGGTGCGACGCCACGGAGCGGTCGGCGGCGACGCCGGAGCGCACGGTGTGCGCGTGCAGCGAGAGGGCGAGCGGCAGGCGgtcggaggaggacgaggaggaggcgggcgCGGCATGGCTGGTGGCGGTCGCGCGGCAGAGGCGGAGGAGGGTGGCGCAGGTCTCGGCGTAGGACTTGAATGCCTTGGGCGTGGGGGCGAGCGGCGGGCCGTTGGCCAGGCGGAGCTTGAAGGATTTCAGCGGGAGGGTTAGAGGGACCTGCGCCTTCTCCAGCTTCGGCCTGGAACTGGAAGCCAGctgtgccgtcgccgccgccggcggtgGCCGCCGCGGCCGCTTCGTGCGAACCGCCGCTCTCATTCTCCTCCCATGCTTCGAACTAGGAAGGAAATCGTTTCGGTTGTTAATGGCGAGCCCACACGCTCATGACACAGACTACGCCATGTCACCATATCATGTggggtttttttttttgaattttcagtttttaaaatgttttatctcttaaatggaaaaatccgattgaagatgcgctttcatcattaaatccctcgcgacgagatcttcaaaactaaatcTCATATTAATATATTTCAACGAAATTTTTTTTGGTTAAAAAttgtcatgtctattgcacatgaattgcaatgatgtttacactaaagttgccatgatatgtttcagctattttcttctgcatttaaaatttgacatattataaaatgaggaattaagaaactagacttgccatgcattataaactaaaattgccatgatacatgcacttaaaattgccatggttcatacaaaaaaatattttcatggtcaaagtactggaattgtcatcatcaaaaaactaaaattgccatgatctacaaattAAAATATGAGCAAACTTATGAGGCAGGCAGTGGAGGAAGATATGAGCGGCATCTTCAACCAAGTTTGCACATCGAAGACAGTACCTAGACTTGTGAGCGAAATCAGACTTGTGAGCGAAATCGCATTTGGGAGCACGAAATCCACTCTCACACATTCACCTATATATCAGAAAGAAGTGATGACATGTACAATGCTGATCTTTTTCCAAGGTAGTGAGGCACACTCCAATGAAGAAGGAAAAAATGAGGAAGCAGCCGAGAAGCATGATTCTGTATTTTGATGTAGCGATTTTGTGAGGAATAAATTCTACATATCAGTAGTGCAACCTGCAGAACCATTTTCTATCTATCCCTGGAAATAATACTACAAACAAGGTTACATTTTCTCCATCCCGTAGGTATCTTCAGCACCGCTGGCCACCTTTTTCCTCCTCTCGGATATCATATTGGTGTATGCCTGACAAAGCCATAGGGTTAGCTCTAACTTAGTTCTGCACCTGAAATTTGTAATTGCGTagtagaaaataataatactgTGGACT from Triticum aestivum cultivar Chinese Spring chromosome 4A, IWGSC CS RefSeq v2.1, whole genome shotgun sequence harbors:
- the LOC123087165 gene encoding pentatricopeptide repeat-containing protein At2g13600, which produces MRAAVRTKRPRRPPPAAATAQLASSSRPKLEKAQVPLTLPLKSFKLRLANGPPLAPTPKAFKSYAETCATLLRLCRATATSHAAPASSSSSSDRLPLALSLHAHTVRSGVAADRSVASHLLTTYAAFARAAERDRAFGDCVAADAACSFTYDFMVSEHVKAGDIASARRLFDGMPERSVVSYTTMVDALMKRGRVAEAVELYEQCPSGSVAFFTATISGFVRNELHHNALAVFRKMVSCRVRPNGITFVCMIKACVGAGEFGLAMSIVGLAIKSNFFESSIEVQNSLITLHLRMGDADAARKVFDEMDVKDVVSWTALLDVYSESGDLDGARRVLDAMPERNEVSWGTLIARHEQRGNAAEAVKLYSQMLADGCRPNISCFSSVLSACASLEDLRGGARIHARSLKMGSSTNVFVSSSLIDMYCKCNKCRDAQTIFDTLPQKNIVCWNSLVSGYSYNGKMVEAMYLFKKMPARNLASWNTIISGYAQNRQFVDALKSFNAMLASGQVPGEITFSSVLLACANLCSLVTGKMAHAKTIKLGIEESIFIGTALSDMYAKSGDLQSSKRMFYQMPERNDVTWTAMIQGLAENGFAEESIILFEDMMATGMKPNEHTFLALLFACSHGGLVEQAMHYFEKMQAWGISPKEKHYTCMVDVLARAGRLAEAEALLMKTPSKSEANSWAALLSACNTYRNEEIAERAAKRLHELEKDNTAGYVLLSNMYASCGRWKDAARIRVLMKGTTLKKDGGCSWVQVRGQYHAFFSWEAKHPLSMEINEILDLLMWESSLDFVSSVDYQCGQP